From Macrobrachium nipponense isolate FS-2020 chromosome 6, ASM1510439v2, whole genome shotgun sequence, a single genomic window includes:
- the LOC135216305 gene encoding uncharacterized protein K02A2.6-like, translated as MNTIEIMRRVFAQHGVCVELVSDNGRQFVAEEFKEFMTQNGVKHILIPAYHPSSNGQAENTVRTFKQGMKRAMRTLQSCNTSLNTKLCQFLLTYRTTPHCTTKRTPAELMGRQLRTRLDLLHPDASQRIERKASENEKPMMELDIGDVVLVRDYRQNTKKGIWTRGVVVLKLGPCTYNVQVDGNLIWKRHIDQMRLISNDSQDNKNELLARDFLELVSYPDPPLPKEFINTRE; from the coding sequence ATGAATACCATCGAGATCATGCGGCGGGTATTTGCTCAGCATGGGGTTTGTGTAGAGCTCGTGTCTGATAATGGAAGACAGTTTGTGGCTGAGGAATTTAAAGAGTTCATGACCCAAAATGGTGTAAAGCATATACTGATACCCGCTTATCACCCAAGCAGTAATGGGCAGGCCGAAAATACAGTAAGAACATTCaaacaaggaatgaaaagggcgATGAGAACATTGCAATCGTGTAATACATCTTTAAATACCAAGTTGTGTCAATTTCTACTGACTTACCGAACTACACCTCACTGTACAACAAAGCGCACGCCTGCAGAGCTCATGGGTCGGCAGTTACGCACTCGCCTTGATTTACTACACCCAGATGCATCTCAGCGAATTGAAAGAAAAGCTTCAGAGAACGAGAAACCAATGATGGAACTCGATATAGGGGACGTGGTACTGGTTCGGGATTATCGTCAAAACACCAAGAAGGGCATATGGACTCGAGGAGTTGTGGTTCTTAAATTGGGTCCATGCACATACAATGTACAAGTGGACGGTAACTTAATATGGAAGAGGCATATTGATCAAATGAGACTGATCTCCAATGATTCTCAAGataacaaaaatgaacttttagcaCGTGATTTTTTAGAGTTGGTCAGCTATCCAGACCCGCCATTACCAAAAGAGTTCATAAATACTCGTGAATAG